In Simplicispira sp. 125, one DNA window encodes the following:
- a CDS encoding ABC transporter ATP-binding protein, with the protein MIELEKASVKYGQALALEEISVRIDAHEIVAIVGRNGAGKTTLLKALMGLMPLVAGRRLLGEQDISGFGVEAIAKLGVALVPDTRRIFPNLTVLENLKIGTLAHQPGHWTIERVLEVFPRLAERLNFGGDHLSGGEQQMLSIGRALLSNPRILLLDEPTEGLAPVIVDQLVRVFSEVHSQGTGIVLVEQNLKVPMKLAHRQYVLDHGQVAWSGTAQELNAQRAHVEGLITTGSAT; encoded by the coding sequence GTGATCGAACTCGAAAAAGCTAGCGTCAAGTATGGACAAGCCCTGGCGCTTGAAGAAATTTCCGTACGTATCGATGCCCATGAAATCGTCGCCATCGTCGGACGCAACGGCGCGGGCAAGACCACTCTGCTCAAAGCCCTGATGGGCTTGATGCCTCTGGTCGCTGGTCGACGTCTGCTGGGTGAGCAAGACATTTCAGGATTCGGCGTGGAAGCCATTGCCAAGCTCGGCGTGGCGCTGGTACCCGACACACGCCGGATCTTCCCTAACTTGACGGTACTGGAAAACCTGAAGATTGGCACTCTGGCACACCAGCCGGGGCACTGGACCATTGAGCGGGTGCTGGAGGTCTTTCCGCGCCTGGCAGAGCGGTTGAACTTCGGTGGCGACCATCTTTCCGGCGGGGAGCAGCAGATGCTTTCCATCGGACGCGCCTTGCTGAGCAATCCCCGCATCCTCCTGCTTGACGAACCCACCGAAGGCTTGGCGCCCGTCATCGTGGACCAACTGGTTCGGGTGTTCAGCGAAGTCCATAGCCAGGGCACCGGCATCGTCCTGGTGGAGCAGAACCTTAAGGTTCCCATGAAGCTGGCCCACCGCCAGTACGTGCTGGACCACGGCCAGGTCGCCTGGTCTGGCACGGCGCAGGAGCTCAATGCCCAGCGCGCCCATGTCGAAGGCCTCATCACGACAGGTTCCGCAACATGA
- a CDS encoding carboxymuconolactone decarboxylase family protein, whose protein sequence is MPNTDTSMNANTCARIAPLHESDPRSQDPVLEDLVNFVGYRPNALLTMARKPGVVPALLKLLGVTLRGDGLLPQSLRFLIAAEAARGARCRYTTTHLVHAANHLGVDWDKLAALPSYQNDPRYTEQERKALAIATAGGCLPVREPARAMEQAKQVFSEEEIVEIVSCVAMAGWFNRWNGLMGSELEPEPAEAMAHLPWLQQLDV, encoded by the coding sequence ATGCCCAACACAGACACTTCCATGAACGCCAACACCTGCGCACGCATCGCACCGCTGCATGAAAGCGACCCCCGCTCCCAAGATCCGGTACTCGAGGATCTGGTGAATTTCGTCGGTTACCGTCCCAACGCGCTGCTGACCATGGCACGCAAGCCTGGTGTGGTGCCAGCGCTGCTCAAGCTGCTGGGCGTGACACTGCGTGGCGATGGCCTGCTACCGCAATCCCTGCGCTTTCTGATCGCGGCGGAAGCCGCACGTGGTGCGCGCTGCCGCTATACGACAACGCACCTCGTACATGCTGCCAACCACCTGGGCGTTGACTGGGACAAGCTGGCCGCGTTGCCGTCGTACCAGAACGATCCCCGGTACACGGAACAGGAACGAAAGGCGCTGGCCATCGCCACCGCCGGGGGGTGCCTGCCGGTGCGCGAACCGGCACGGGCTATGGAGCAGGCCAAGCAGGTCTTCTCTGAAGAGGAAATCGTGGAGATCGTGTCCTGCGTGGCCATGGCCGGCTGGTTCAACCGCTGGAATGGCCTCATGGGGTCGGAGCTGGAGCCAGAGCCTGCGGAGGCAATGGCCCATCTCCCCTGGCTCCAGCAATTGGACGTTTGA
- a CDS encoding MBL fold metallo-hydrolase, with product MSKPETTALQYPFEPPAPGHAAEIAPGVHWIRLSMPFRLDHINVWAIETHDGWVLVDTGLNDPGTVAAWLALMAQGPLARPLQGVYATHMHPDHIGLAGWFTRRAGVPLYMSRLEYLTCRVMHADTSREAPPDGVLFCRRAGWSEAAIESYRSRFGSFGKHIHALPESFRRLQDGEQISLGTHTWQAVTTSGHSPEHISLYCPDLKLLIAGDQVLPRISSNVSVFASEPQANPLKEWYESLEKLLQMVPADVLVLPSHNEPFYGLHERLHALKANQTQALVRLRQQLQGGPQRIVDVFPALFHRSIGEKDEQQLSLATGEAVACMNYLIAERAVDCTVDGNGVAWYALK from the coding sequence ATGTCGAAGCCCGAAACCACCGCACTACAGTACCCTTTCGAGCCACCTGCTCCAGGTCATGCGGCGGAAATCGCCCCTGGCGTGCACTGGATCCGGCTGTCCATGCCATTCCGGCTGGACCACATCAACGTCTGGGCCATCGAAACGCACGATGGCTGGGTGCTGGTGGACACCGGTCTGAACGACCCCGGCACCGTGGCAGCATGGCTGGCACTCATGGCCCAGGGGCCGCTGGCGCGCCCGCTGCAGGGTGTGTACGCCACGCACATGCACCCCGACCACATCGGCCTCGCGGGTTGGTTCACGCGCCGCGCCGGTGTACCGCTCTACATGAGCCGCCTTGAATACCTCACCTGCCGCGTCATGCACGCCGACACGAGCCGTGAGGCACCGCCCGACGGCGTGCTGTTCTGTCGGCGCGCCGGCTGGTCCGAGGCTGCTATCGAAAGCTATCGCAGCCGCTTCGGCAGTTTTGGCAAGCACATCCACGCACTGCCAGAGAGCTTCCGACGCCTGCAAGATGGAGAACAGATTTCATTGGGCACGCATACCTGGCAGGCGGTCACCACCAGTGGCCACTCGCCGGAACATATCAGCCTTTACTGCCCGGACCTGAAGCTGCTGATCGCGGGCGATCAGGTGCTGCCGCGGATTTCGTCCAACGTTTCGGTGTTCGCCAGCGAACCCCAGGCCAACCCGCTCAAGGAGTGGTACGAATCGCTGGAAAAGCTGCTGCAGATGGTGCCCGCCGATGTGCTGGTGCTGCCCTCCCACAACGAACCCTTTTACGGACTGCACGAACGCCTGCACGCGCTCAAGGCCAACCAGACCCAGGCGCTGGTGCGGCTGCGCCAGCAGTTGCAGGGTGGACCGCAGCGGATCGTGGACGTATTCCCCGCCCTGTTTCACCGCTCCATCGGCGAGAAGGATGAACAGCAACTGAGTCTCGCCACGGGGGAAGCCGTGGCTTGCATGAACTACCTCATCGCAGAACGTGCCGTGGATTGCACCGTGGATGGAAATGGCGTCGCGTGGTACGCGCTGAAGTGA
- a CDS encoding thiolase family protein — protein MEAIYIAGVGMTLFGRHPQWSVKDLTRQAVTAALQDAGCDAGQLQAAYFSNATQGHMEGQHMVRGQLALRAMGVQGIPVVNVENACASASTALHLAVQHVRSGASDIVLAVGAEKMCIDDKARMFAAFDGAWDVHDTEAGKERLLAMGAGITPPPGSQSPRPYSLFMDIYAAMGRMHMREFGTTQQQFAAVAAKNHGHSAHNPLAQYRDAMSVTQVLAAPPISYPLTLPMCSPVSDGAAAAIVCNAAGLKRLQGDARRAVRVLACVLQTGSERAASDLENHLVRKGVQRLYEQAGVSPKDVGVAEVHDATAIGEVLQSELLGLVPMGHGGTAAERGETSLGGRIPINPSGGLESKGHPIGATGLGQVFELVTQLRGEAGARQAPGVRIALAENGGGLAGIEEAVACLTLLGR, from the coding sequence GTGGAAGCAATCTACATCGCTGGCGTCGGCATGACGCTGTTCGGCCGACACCCGCAATGGAGCGTCAAAGACCTCACACGCCAGGCCGTCACTGCAGCGCTGCAGGATGCCGGCTGTGACGCCGGGCAACTGCAGGCCGCCTATTTTTCCAACGCCACGCAGGGCCACATGGAGGGCCAGCACATGGTGCGCGGGCAGCTCGCGCTGCGCGCCATGGGGGTGCAGGGCATTCCCGTCGTCAATGTGGAGAACGCTTGCGCCAGTGCCAGCACGGCGCTGCACCTGGCCGTGCAGCACGTGCGCAGCGGCGCGTCCGACATCGTGCTCGCCGTGGGCGCGGAGAAGATGTGCATCGACGACAAGGCCCGCATGTTCGCGGCCTTCGACGGCGCCTGGGACGTGCATGACACCGAAGCCGGCAAAGAGCGCCTGCTGGCCATGGGTGCAGGCATCACGCCCCCACCGGGCAGCCAGTCGCCTCGCCCCTACAGCCTGTTCATGGACATTTACGCCGCCATGGGCCGCATGCACATGCGCGAATTCGGCACCACGCAGCAGCAGTTCGCGGCGGTGGCTGCCAAGAACCATGGGCACTCGGCGCACAACCCGCTGGCACAGTACCGCGACGCGATGAGCGTGACACAGGTGCTGGCTGCGCCGCCCATCAGCTACCCGCTCACATTGCCCATGTGCTCGCCGGTGAGTGATGGTGCGGCGGCGGCCATTGTCTGCAACGCCGCAGGCCTCAAGCGCCTGCAAGGCGATGCACGCCGTGCCGTGCGCGTGCTGGCCTGCGTGCTGCAAACCGGCAGCGAGCGGGCCGCGAGCGATCTGGAAAACCATCTCGTGCGCAAAGGCGTGCAGCGCCTGTACGAGCAGGCCGGCGTATCGCCCAAGGACGTGGGCGTGGCCGAGGTGCATGACGCTACGGCGATTGGCGAAGTCCTTCAGTCCGAGCTGCTGGGCCTGGTGCCCATGGGGCACGGCGGCACGGCGGCAGAGCGCGGCGAAACGAGCCTCGGCGGACGGATCCCCATCAACCCATCCGGGGGGCTCGAAAGCAAGGGCCACCCGATTGGTGCAACCGGGCTGGGCCAGGTGTTTGAGCTGGTGACGCAACTGCGCGGCGAAGCTGGGGCACGCCAAGCACCGGGCGTGCGCATCGCGCTGGCGGAAAACGGCGGCGGGCTGGCCGGCATCGAAGAGGCCGTGGCCTGCCTCACGCTGCTGGGCCGTTGA
- a CDS encoding SDR family NAD(P)-dependent oxidoreductase, which translates to MTEKLRGKVAVVTGSGRGIGRAMAIKLASEGARLVLNDLDDAPAEAVRQEILALGGEAVACCGNVTDAGFADRLISTATETFDGLDILINNAGYTWDNVIQKMSDEQWEAMIDVHLTAPFRILRAAQPVIRALSHADSAAGRRVVRKVVNISSVSGVFGNAGQANYSAAKAGIMGLTMTLAKEWGRLNTTVNCVAYGLIKTRATEATSDGNATIEVEGREIKVGVNPDLMAMMERSIPLGRAGTPQEAAGAAYLFCIPESDYVSGQTVLCTGGLTGI; encoded by the coding sequence ATGACGGAAAAGTTGCGTGGCAAGGTGGCTGTGGTCACCGGCTCAGGGCGGGGCATCGGCCGTGCGATGGCCATCAAGCTTGCGAGCGAAGGTGCCAGGCTTGTCCTCAACGACCTTGACGATGCGCCCGCCGAAGCCGTGCGCCAGGAAATTCTCGCGCTGGGGGGCGAGGCAGTGGCCTGCTGCGGCAATGTGACTGATGCCGGTTTCGCCGATCGGCTCATCAGCACCGCCACCGAGACGTTCGACGGGCTGGACATCCTCATCAACAACGCTGGCTACACCTGGGACAACGTCATCCAGAAGATGAGCGACGAACAGTGGGAGGCGATGATCGACGTACACCTGACCGCGCCGTTCCGCATTCTGCGGGCGGCTCAGCCGGTGATTCGAGCGCTGAGCCATGCCGATTCAGCGGCAGGCCGCCGCGTAGTGCGCAAGGTGGTCAATATTTCCTCGGTTTCAGGCGTCTTCGGCAATGCCGGCCAGGCCAACTACTCCGCCGCCAAGGCCGGCATCATGGGCTTGACCATGACACTGGCCAAGGAATGGGGCCGCTTGAATACGACGGTCAATTGCGTGGCCTATGGCCTCATCAAGACCCGCGCGACCGAGGCCACCTCGGACGGGAACGCCACCATCGAGGTCGAGGGGCGCGAGATCAAGGTGGGCGTGAACCCGGATCTGATGGCCATGATGGAGCGCAGCATCCCGCTGGGCAGGGCTGGTACGCCGCAGGAGGCTGCCGGTGCGGCCTACCTGTTCTGCATTCCCGAGTCCGACTACGTGAGTGGCCAGACCGTGCTGTGCACGGGTGGACTCACGGGCATTTGA
- a CDS encoding ABC transporter ATP-binding protein, whose amino-acid sequence MSQVALKCEGVTVSYGALRAVNDVSHDFQEGRIYGLIGPNGAGKTTLLNVLAGRQMRHDGKVFCRGQEISQRPAYERARMGIGRSFQIIKIFGEMTVAENLLIAAQSRRPGFQPFWASSSFDKQFQEQLDAILELTGLAAHRDDIAGTLPYGLQRSLELGVTLLPDPKILLLDEPLAGIGHHEIQAALELIQKVAVGRTVLLIEHNMDAVMSLSHEIVVMSNGSVIACGSPEDIRKNESVRSIYLGEDAL is encoded by the coding sequence ATGAGCCAGGTAGCACTCAAATGCGAGGGTGTGACCGTGAGTTATGGCGCCCTGAGGGCCGTCAACGACGTCAGCCATGATTTTCAAGAAGGACGCATTTACGGCCTGATCGGGCCCAACGGCGCGGGCAAGACGACGCTGCTCAATGTCCTGGCCGGGCGGCAAATGCGCCATGACGGCAAGGTGTTCTGCCGCGGCCAGGAAATCAGCCAGCGTCCCGCTTACGAACGGGCCCGCATGGGCATTGGGCGCAGCTTCCAGATCATCAAGATCTTCGGAGAGATGACGGTTGCTGAGAATCTGCTGATCGCGGCCCAGTCCCGCCGACCGGGATTCCAGCCTTTCTGGGCAAGCAGCAGCTTCGACAAGCAGTTCCAAGAGCAACTCGATGCCATCCTGGAGCTGACAGGGCTTGCCGCCCACCGCGACGACATCGCGGGCACGCTGCCCTATGGCTTGCAACGCTCGTTGGAGCTGGGCGTGACCTTGCTGCCCGACCCCAAGATTCTGCTGTTGGACGAGCCACTGGCCGGCATTGGCCACCATGAAATTCAGGCAGCGCTGGAATTGATCCAGAAGGTCGCGGTGGGGCGGACGGTGCTCCTGATCGAGCACAACATGGATGCGGTGATGTCTCTTTCCCACGAAATCGTGGTCATGAGCAACGGTTCTGTCATCGCCTGTGGGTCTCCCGAGGACATTCGCAAAAACGAATCGGTGCGCTCGATTTACCTTGGGGAGGACGCCCTGTGA
- a CDS encoding branched-chain amino acid ABC transporter permease encodes MKLTKFDIYFGLLLAAASIVLPFLSPGEAMIQLLTLAAIWAIFAIGFDFVFGSLGMVSFGHATFLGVGGYAVALATQKYGLPFYGGAVLAIAVGAAFALLFSFFALRVSGIFFALVTLALSQLIFILADSKLRSFTGGSDGISGVERPNFLGIDFFDPVNYYWFVLGLYALVMLAVISLRSSPFGRVIAAIRDNETRADQLGFNVNRYKQITFVISGALSGLAGALLASLLMYMNPQMLHWTTSGDVIIMTLLGGSGTLWGATVGVLVFEFLKEWLSSWTEYWYGVLGTVFILATIFFPRGIIGELEKGFATYQKNRRGGAR; translated from the coding sequence ATGAAGCTCACCAAATTTGATATTTACTTTGGCTTGCTGCTGGCTGCGGCGAGCATCGTGCTGCCCTTCCTCAGTCCAGGGGAGGCCATGATCCAGTTGCTCACATTGGCGGCCATTTGGGCAATCTTCGCCATCGGATTCGATTTCGTCTTCGGCTCGCTGGGCATGGTGTCCTTCGGGCATGCCACCTTCCTGGGAGTGGGCGGCTACGCGGTGGCCCTGGCAACCCAGAAATACGGTCTGCCGTTCTATGGCGGAGCAGTCCTTGCTATTGCCGTGGGTGCGGCTTTTGCTCTGCTTTTCAGCTTTTTCGCCCTGCGGGTCTCCGGCATCTTCTTCGCCCTGGTCACCTTGGCGCTATCGCAGTTGATCTTCATCCTGGCCGACAGCAAGCTGCGAAGCTTCACGGGCGGTTCGGATGGCATCTCCGGCGTCGAACGCCCCAATTTTCTGGGCATCGACTTCTTCGATCCTGTGAACTACTACTGGTTTGTTCTGGGCCTATATGCCTTGGTCATGCTGGCGGTGATATCCCTGCGCAGCTCGCCGTTCGGACGCGTGATCGCAGCGATCCGGGACAATGAAACCCGTGCCGATCAGTTGGGCTTCAACGTCAACCGCTACAAGCAAATCACCTTCGTGATTTCTGGAGCCCTGAGCGGCCTGGCGGGTGCCTTGCTGGCTTCGCTGCTGATGTACATGAACCCCCAGATGCTGCATTGGACAACATCTGGGGACGTCATCATCATGACACTGCTGGGCGGCTCCGGCACGCTCTGGGGCGCAACCGTCGGCGTGCTGGTCTTCGAGTTCCTGAAGGAATGGCTGAGCAGTTGGACCGAGTACTGGTATGGCGTTCTGGGCACAGTGTTCATCCTCGCGACCATCTTCTTCCCGCGCGGCATCATCGGTGAACTGGAGAAGGGTTTCGCGACTTACCAGAAAAATCGCCGGGGAGGTGCACGATGA
- a CDS encoding AMP-binding protein: protein MYSRIHEPHACTLTDALSEWAASQPDTPWLHDSQGSALTVGHAFTDSQRFAGFLHQLGVQPEERVGVFMSNSCAMATTVFGIGYLRSTAVMLNTELRSSFLRHQLNDCQLATIVVDAALVEHIVSQADELPHLKTLIVLGEGHATVPGRWRHVAWLDNEVSPPWKGPAPQPQDIFCIMYTSGTTGPSKGVLMPHCHCAMFGLGAMRSMEVAAHDKYYICLPLFHANGLFMQLGTTVLARIPAFLKQRFSASTWLADIRATGATLTHHLGTTAMFVINQPPTAQDRNHNLRACMSGPNPAQHEAVFRERFGVKDVLSGFGMTEVGIPIWGRLGHSAPNAAGWAHEDRYEICIADPDTDAPVPAGQTGEILVRPKVPFGFMAGYLNVPEKTVEAWRNLWFHTGDAGIRDAQGLITFVDRIKDCIRRRGENISATEVEAVVGQLPGIHEVAAYAVPAQGAGGEDEVMLALVPSEGATLDMADIVRQASAQLPRFAKPRYLRQMDSLPKTATGKIQRAILRQQGSADAYDAEAAPPQ from the coding sequence ATGTACAGCCGCATCCATGAACCCCACGCCTGCACGCTCACCGATGCATTGAGCGAATGGGCCGCCAGCCAACCCGACACGCCCTGGCTGCACGACAGCCAGGGCAGCGCCCTCACCGTGGGACATGCCTTCACGGACAGTCAGCGTTTTGCCGGCTTCCTGCACCAGTTGGGTGTACAGCCTGAAGAACGTGTGGGCGTTTTCATGTCCAACAGTTGCGCCATGGCGACCACCGTGTTCGGCATTGGTTACCTGCGCTCTACTGCAGTGATGCTCAACACCGAGCTGCGCTCTTCGTTCCTGCGTCACCAGTTGAACGATTGCCAACTGGCAACCATCGTGGTGGACGCAGCACTGGTCGAACATATTGTCAGCCAGGCTGATGAACTGCCCCATCTCAAGACCCTGATCGTATTGGGCGAGGGTCATGCCACCGTGCCCGGTCGCTGGCGCCACGTGGCCTGGTTGGACAACGAGGTCAGCCCCCCCTGGAAGGGCCCTGCGCCGCAGCCCCAGGACATCTTTTGCATCATGTACACGTCCGGAACCACCGGGCCAAGCAAAGGCGTGCTGATGCCGCACTGCCACTGCGCCATGTTCGGCCTGGGTGCCATGCGCAGCATGGAGGTCGCTGCGCACGACAAGTACTACATCTGCCTTCCCCTGTTCCACGCCAATGGCCTGTTCATGCAACTGGGAACCACGGTGCTGGCGCGCATCCCGGCTTTCCTGAAGCAGCGCTTCAGCGCCAGCACCTGGCTCGCCGACATCCGTGCAACCGGCGCCACGCTGACCCACCACCTGGGCACAACGGCCATGTTCGTCATCAACCAGCCGCCCACGGCGCAGGACCGGAACCACAACCTGCGCGCCTGCATGAGCGGCCCCAACCCCGCCCAGCACGAAGCCGTGTTCCGCGAACGCTTTGGTGTGAAAGACGTCCTGTCCGGATTTGGCATGACCGAGGTTGGCATTCCCATCTGGGGCCGGCTTGGGCATTCCGCACCGAATGCCGCAGGCTGGGCGCACGAGGACCGTTACGAAATCTGCATTGCCGACCCCGACACCGATGCGCCTGTGCCAGCCGGGCAGACCGGCGAAATCCTGGTGCGGCCCAAGGTGCCTTTCGGCTTCATGGCAGGCTACCTGAACGTTCCGGAAAAGACGGTCGAAGCATGGCGCAACCTCTGGTTCCATACCGGGGACGCGGGCATACGGGACGCGCAAGGACTCATCACCTTCGTGGACCGCATCAAGGACTGCATCCGTCGCCGGGGCGAAAACATCTCGGCCACTGAAGTTGAAGCTGTGGTCGGACAGTTGCCCGGCATCCACGAAGTGGCGGCCTATGCCGTACCGGCGCAGGGTGCGGGCGGCGAAGATGAGGTGATGCTGGCCCTGGTGCCCAGCGAAGGTGCGACGCTGGACATGGCGGACATCGTCCGCCAGGCCAGCGCGCAACTGCCGCGCTTTGCCAAGCCACGCTACCTGCGCCAAATGGATAGCCTGCCAAAAACGGCGACTGGCAAGATCCAGCGCGCCATCCTGCGCCAGCAAGGCAGCGCCGACGCCTACGATGCCGAAGCGGCGCCCCCCCAGTAA
- a CDS encoding AMP-binding protein, whose translation MSLYPDNVFAGMVANRAAELPEFNVLTIEGGDVRPDDVRSYRQLWDNGRRMAQAMLDLGIVPGERVALLMANHAEFVEAMVAAGIVGATVVPIDPRTKGDKLHFMLTNSQCSAVFAADYALPHLQPLHARLPAVRWAMAFATDEGERPLSAWDGVADWQAMAPVHVPDLPILTTDPDAALELIFTSGTTGDPKGIVMTHRRYCQTVQLAQSLFGYRADDVLYSGLSLTHANAQLVTLGSALACRLRCVLSRRFTKSRLWDITRQYGATSFTLLGGMTTAVYAEPPKANDADNPVRFVVSSGMPAAIWREFSQRFGVQIVEFYGAAEGGMSFNHFGQGPVGSIGKPPSLLQHRIVNEAGNDVPPGQQGELLMRHASGAPFVVEYFGNSEASQRKCAGGWLHMGDVVHADQDGWLYFDYRQGSGIRRNGEFIATAFIEKAIAESGVVDDVYVYGIASTQLAPGEKEVVAAVVPKDAATFDAQQLFDVCREHLEAGMVPGFIQVLTQIPKTASEKPQDRFLMEAFEREPQSVHRRMTGV comes from the coding sequence ATGAGCCTTTACCCCGACAACGTCTTCGCTGGCATGGTCGCCAACCGCGCGGCCGAGCTACCGGAATTCAACGTGCTGACCATCGAAGGCGGTGACGTGCGCCCCGACGATGTGCGCAGCTACCGCCAGCTCTGGGACAACGGCCGGCGCATGGCACAGGCCATGCTGGACCTGGGCATCGTCCCCGGTGAGCGCGTGGCTCTGCTGATGGCCAACCATGCCGAGTTCGTCGAGGCCATGGTGGCGGCGGGAATCGTGGGCGCCACGGTAGTGCCCATCGATCCGCGCACCAAGGGCGACAAGCTGCACTTCATGCTGACCAACAGCCAGTGCAGCGCTGTCTTTGCTGCCGACTACGCCTTGCCCCACCTGCAACCGCTGCACGCGCGCCTGCCCGCCGTGCGCTGGGCCATGGCCTTTGCCACCGACGAGGGCGAACGGCCGCTTTCCGCCTGGGACGGCGTAGCTGACTGGCAGGCGATGGCACCAGTGCATGTGCCCGACCTGCCCATTCTCACCACCGACCCGGACGCGGCGCTGGAGCTGATATTCACTTCCGGCACCACAGGCGACCCCAAGGGCATCGTGATGACGCACCGACGCTATTGCCAAACCGTGCAGCTTGCCCAGAGCCTTTTCGGTTACCGCGCGGACGACGTGCTCTATTCGGGCCTGTCGCTTACGCACGCCAACGCCCAGCTCGTCACCCTGGGGTCGGCCCTGGCCTGCCGCCTGCGCTGTGTGCTGTCGCGGCGCTTCACCAAATCGCGCCTGTGGGACATCACGCGCCAATACGGCGCCACCAGCTTCACGCTGCTGGGGGGCATGACGACGGCGGTCTACGCAGAACCGCCCAAGGCCAACGATGCCGACAATCCCGTGCGCTTTGTCGTCTCGTCCGGTATGCCTGCGGCCATCTGGCGCGAGTTTTCCCAGCGCTTTGGTGTACAGATCGTGGAGTTCTACGGCGCGGCCGAAGGCGGGATGAGCTTCAACCACTTTGGCCAGGGTCCTGTGGGCAGCATCGGCAAGCCCCCGTCTCTGCTGCAACACCGCATCGTGAACGAGGCCGGCAACGACGTGCCCCCCGGCCAGCAAGGCGAGCTGCTGATGCGCCACGCCAGCGGCGCGCCCTTTGTCGTGGAATATTTCGGCAACTCCGAGGCCTCGCAGCGCAAGTGCGCTGGCGGCTGGCTGCACATGGGCGACGTGGTGCACGCAGACCAGGATGGCTGGCTGTATTTCGACTACCGCCAGGGCAGCGGCATCCGGCGCAACGGCGAGTTCATCGCCACCGCCTTCATCGAGAAGGCGATCGCCGAATCTGGCGTGGTCGATGATGTGTACGTCTACGGCATCGCCAGCACGCAGCTCGCGCCAGGTGAAAAGGAAGTCGTCGCCGCGGTAGTACCCAAGGATGCGGCGACCTTCGACGCGCAGCAGCTCTTCGACGTGTGCCGTGAGCACCTGGAGGCCGGCATGGTGCCTGGCTTCATCCAGGTGCTGACCCAAATCCCCAAGACGGCATCCGAGAAGCCGCAGGACCGCTTCCTGATGGAGGCGTTCGAGCGCGAGCCGCAGAGCGTGCATCGGCGTATGACGGGGGTTTAA